The following proteins come from a genomic window of Macadamia integrifolia cultivar HAES 741 chromosome 14, SCU_Mint_v3, whole genome shotgun sequence:
- the LOC122060775 gene encoding F-box protein At5g03970-like: protein MSSSSSSSDSPFSDDILMEILICLPLKSVIRCKCISKRWNHLISQPCFRICYYDRIRRSSIRHLPLGFFQTPSFEILPGAKIPLLKFSATPPSPQAKEEEETEGVDTKSLESSQQILNLLGNIICSSNGLFLCSHNNPRRTHYIFNPLTKECYRLPPLPRKQRQSIMGFVVDSTSLLSSSIRYKVVSADIGTDSHGHTIGMETFSSETCKWRQSTVSIIGSYRPFCWYTSTSSTIGGGIHWMDYEFNNIGVYHPFKEDDELEMIKPPHSLSFIPCLLGESTDGLLQLAAFDYFGTFIKVWIFYSNKEKENQHWSMIHEVKVNSIQRNFDSQFNIPYLIPLAFHPHNPEALFVACSGYIFLFHLNATTTPSLEKVQYIHNYCGSNDGYYGEIVAQFRLHPYFLPLWPISPHPPTVTKNKGPSIITQLQYIFRSYASSYYR, encoded by the coding sequence atgagcagcagcagcagcagcagcgaTTCGCCTTTCAGTGATGACATTTTAATGGAGATTCTAATTTGCTTGCCACTCAAATCGGTTATCAGATGCAAGTGTATATCAAAGAGGTGGAACCATCTTATCTCCCAACCTTGCTTCCGTATCTGTTACTACGACAGAATAAGAAGAAGCAGCATTCGCCACTTGCCCTTGGGCTTCTTCCAAACCCCATCATTTGAAATCCTTCCGGGTGCCAAGATTCCACTATTGAAATTCTCGGCAACACCACCATCACcacaagcaaaagaagaagaagaaacagaaggtGTTGATACTAAAAGTTTGGAATCATCTCAACAAATTCTAAACTTGCTTGGCAACATCATCTGTTCTTCCAATGGCCTTTTTCTATGCAGTCATAATAACCCTAGAAGGACCCATTACATATTCAACCCTCTCACCAAAGAGTGTTACCgacttcctcctcttcctcgtAAACAACGGCAATCGATCATGGGTTTCGTCGTCGATAGTACTTCATTATTATCTTCATCAATTCGATACAAAGTGGTAAGTGCAGACATTGGCACTGATAGCCATGGACACACCATTGGGATGGAGACTTTCTCTTCCGAGACGTGCAAATGGAGGCAATCCACAGTATCTATCATTGGGAGTTATAGACCCTTTTGTTGGTACACATCAACCTCATCAACGATAGGAGGAGGCATTCACTGGATGGATTATGAATTTAACAACATTGGAGTGTACCATCCTTTTAAGGAGGATGATGAGCTTGAGATGATTAAACCTCCTCATTCTCTATCTTTCATACCCTGTCTCTTGGGGGAGTCTACTGACGGCCTACTCCAGTTAGCAGCATTCGATTATTTTGGTACCTTCATTAAGGTATggattttttattcaaacaaggagaaggagaatcaACATTGGTCGATGATACATGAGGTCAAAGTCAATTCAATACAAAGAAATTTTGATTCTCAATTCAATATTCCCTATTTAATTCCACTGGCGTTCCATCCGCATAACCCTGAAGCTTTGTTTGTCGCTTGCTCTGGTTACATATTCCTCTTTCACCTCAACGCCACTACTACTCCAAGTTTGGAAAAAGTTCAGTACATCCATAACTACTGTGGTTCCAATGATGGTTACTATGGTGAAATCGTAGCCCAATTTCGACTACATCCATACTTTTTACCACTTTGGCCCATCTCTCCTCACCCACCAACTGTCACAAAGAACAAAGGCCCATCTATCATCACCCAATTGCAGTATATCTTCCGCTCCTATGCATCTTCCTATTATCGTTAA